TCATGAATCCTTGGTTGTTCTTGAAATGATTGCGCTGTCATTCAATGGTAGCGATGTCATTTGCAAATATCAATCTAAATTTGCGAGATTTACGCATTTTTATGATTGAAGCAAATGATAGAAAATGATGTGTTGCTATATAATCGGGCCCATGACCATCAAAAACGACCAATCCGAGTTGCGCGTCCTGCGCACCGCCAACGCCGACATTCCGGTCAGCGGCGCCACGCTGGCCGATGTGGCCAAGGTGGCCGGCGTGTCGCCGATCACGGTATCGCGCGCGCTTAACCAGCCGCAGCTGGTGCGGCCGAACACGCTGGCGCGGGTGCAGCAGGCGGTGCAGCAGACCGGCTACGTGAAAAACATGATGGCCGGTGCACTGGCATCCAACCGCAGCAAGCTGGTGTCGCTGGTGATCCCCAGCATCGCCACGCCGATCTTTGCCGAAATGGTGGAAGCGGTGACCGATACCCTCACGCAAGCCGGTTACCAGTTGCTGCTGGGCTTGTCACGCTACGAGCCGTGGCGCGAGGAAGTGCTGGTCGAAACCATCCTCAGCCGTCGCCCGGACGGCATCATCGTCACCGGCACGCTGCATACCGACAACACGCGGCGGCGGCTGGAGCTGTCCGGCGTGCCGGTGGTGGAGGCGTGGGACATGGCGTCGTCGCCGATCGACATGGTGGTGGGCTTTTCACACGAAGAAGTGGGACAGGCCACGGCGCGCCATTTATTGAAACGCGGCTACCGCCGCATTGCGATTTTGGCCGTCAACGACCCGCGCGGCGCGCGCCGCAACCAGGGGCTGCAGGCGGAACTGGCGCGCCACGGCGTGGCGGTGGCGGCGGTGCAACTGATGCCGCTGCCCACCACCTTGCAACTGGGTCGCGAGGGACTGGCGCAACTGCTGGCGCAAGCGCCCGAGCTCGACGCCGTCGTGTGCAGCTCCGATACGCTGGCGCACGGCGTGCTGACCGAGGCCGTCAGCAGGGGACTGGACGTGCCGGGGCAGGTGGCCGTGATCGGTTTTGGCGATCTGAATTTCGCAGCCCACACGTATCCGCCGCTCTCGACCATCCACGTCGATGGCCGCAACATCGGCACCGTGGCGGCGCAACTGCTGCTGGACCGGCTCGATGGCGGCAACCAGGTGCGCCCGCGCGTGATCGATACCGGCTTCGAGTTGATACACCGGGCCAGTACCTGACCGAGCCGTCACTGCGCATCGCGGACCGCCGCGTAGGCGGGAATCCAGGTTTGCCCCCGTTGTCTCGCCCGTCCTCGACAGCAGCACTACGCCGCTGGATTGCCACCTGCGCCATATTGACGGATCGAGGCCCTGCGCAGTTTCCAGACTATCCAGCTGGCCCAAAAGCGGTTAAGCCACGGTGGCGAGATTCGCCCCGCCAACCGGCGCTGCATCGCCAGCGCAGGCGACGGCTGCGCGCCCGGCACCGCAAACCAGATCCGGTTATTGCCCGCCACCCCGCGCAAGGTGCAGATCCTGCCGCCGAACGCATGCCGCAGGCGCCGCAGCATGATGCCGTACGACGGGTCGTAACTGAAAACATTGGCCACCAGCACGCCGCCGGGGCGCAGCGCGCGGCGGCAGTCGGCGTAAAAGGCGGCACTGCCCAGCGGCGCCGGCAGGCCGTGTTCGTCGAAACCGTCCACCAGCAGCACGTCGGCGCTGCCGCGCAGCTGGCGCATGTAGCTGGCAGCGTCGGCATGGACGATGCGCAGCCGGTCGTCATCGGGCGGGATGGCGAACTGCTCGCGCAGGGCGATCACGTCGGCCCGCAATTCCAGCACGGTGATGCGCGCGCGCGGCAGGTAGCGGTAGCAGAACTTGACCAGCGAACCGCCGCCCAGGCCCACCATCACGATGTGCGCCGGCTGCGGCTGGAACAGGGTAAAACACATCATGGCGCGGCAGTAGGCGAGTACCAGGTCGTCGGGATGCGATAGCTTCATCTCGCTTTGCACCATGCCTGGGCGAAATTCCAGCAGGCGGCGATTGCCACGGGTGTGGACCTGGGGATGGGGATCGGGTGGCGTCAAGTGTCTGAAAAATCCGGGATGTCGATTTATAGTAGCATGCGGCCGTCACTTTCATTTACAGAAGGAAAATTTCTAGGTAAATTGGCGGGGCACCGCCACGGGCGGACCATACGCAAAACCGGAGAACCACGATGTTTTTAGATCACCCCACGCTGACCGCCACCAACAGTATTACTGAACCCGACCGTATCGAGCGCCTGACCCGCGTGTACGGTTACGTGGTGGCGCTGGCCGACCTGTCGGGCCACCAGAGCTTCATTGAAAAAGTCAGCCAGCTGCACGATCACAAGGGCACGCTGATCGTGTTCTGGCACGACAGCCCCAACGAGGACGAAAAAGAACTGTTCTCCAGGGCCTGGGCCAGCAAGATGGGCGACGGCACCACCAACGTCGAACACGAGGTCTGAGTCGCCCCCGGTCATGGATATCAAGACGCTGGTCCTGGCGCTGGCGCTGGGCAACCTCAGCCTGTGCGTGGCGCTGTTCTTTTTCGAGCAGCCAGCCGGCGCCGCTAATGCGGCGCGCGGCAATGCCACGTGGGCGCGCGCCCGGCAACTGCAGGCACTGGCCTGGGGCCTGGTGTACCTGCGCGGCACGCTCCCCGATTTCCTGACCATACCCTTTGCCAATACCCTGCTGCTGGCCGGCTTTGCGCTGGACGCGGCGGCGCTGTGGGATCAGGCCGGCCGGCGCATCTGGCGCCGCTACCTGCTGCCCGTGCTGCTGATCGCGGTGGCGGCCTTTGTCGGCGCCTGGCTGTTGCAACGCACGCCGCCCGAGCGGCAGGCGATTTCTTCGCTGGCCATCGGCTTCTTTGTCGCTGCCGGCGCCGGCGCGCTGGGCCGGGGCTGGTCGGCGGGCACGCTGCTGCGCCGCTACCTGGTGGCCAGCACGGTGGTGCTGGCGCTGGCAGTCGTCGCGCGCGGCCTGCTGGTGCTGCTCCTGCCCAATGGCTGGTCCTGGGTGAGCCCGGAGCTGGTGCAGGGCATGGGCCTGGTCGCCCTTTACCTGGTCATGCTGGGCAACGGCTTCGGCTACCTGCTGCTGGTGCGCCAGCGCCTGCAAAACGAGCTGGAACGGCTGGAAGTGATCGATCCTTTGACGTCCGCCCTGAACCGGCGCGGCTTCCACCAGGCGCTGGCGCCGTGGCTGGCGCTGGCGCGCCGGCCCGGTCAGCCTACCGCGCTGGTGATCATCGATCTCGACGATTTCAAGCGCGTCAATGACCATTATGGACACCTGGCCGGCGACCAGGTGCTGGTCGCCATGGCCCACGCCTGCAAGCGGCAGCTGCGTGACAGCGACACCCTGGGCCACCTGGGCGGCGGCGAATTCGCCATCCTGCTGCCGCGCACCGCGCTCGATGATGCGCTGCTGGTGGCCGAACGCGTACGCGGCGCACTGGCCGTGCAACCGGTCAAGGCCGAAAAAGCCATCATCAACCTCACCGCCAGCCTGGGCGCCACCACAATGCGCGCCGACGACACCACCGTGGGCCTGTTCCAGCGCGCCGACCTGGCGCGGCAACTGGCCAGGGCGGCCGGCGGCAACCGGGTGGCCGCGCAGGCTGCCGCCGATCGCGCCGCCACGCTCGACGCCTGAGTGCCGGAGCACCTGGCCAATTTATCCCGCATGGCGGACTCGATTGTCATCATGCCGTCACAAGTACGGCATATCGTGATAGCATTTTTAAAATCATCTAAATCGTTTAGTTAAATTTTTTTCCGCCGGCGCGCGCCGGGCGGGCATGGGTTCATATTATGTATGCAGCAGTAGACCTGGGTTCCAACAGCTTCCGCCTCCACATCGGCAAACACGATGGCGATGCGATCCGCGTGCTCAAGAGCGTGCGCGAACCGATCCGCCTGGCTGCCGGCCTCGACGACAAGGGCAACCTCACCCCGGCCGCCATGCAGACCGCGCTGGCGTGCCTGCGCAATTTCCGCGAGGTGCTGGCCAGCTACAAGCTCGACGCGGTGCGCGTCGTCGCCACGTCGGCCATGCGGGTGGCGCGCAATTCGGCCGTTTTCCTGCCCGAGGCCGAGCAGGCCATCGGCTATCCGATCGAGATCATCTCCGGCGAAGAGGAGGGGCGCCTGATCTACATGGGCGTGGCCAGCGCCGTGGCGGTGCCCGGCGAGCGGCGCCTGGTGATCGACATCGGCGGCGGCTCCACCGAGTTGATACTGGGGCGCGGCCAGGAAATCGAGCGGGTCGAATCGTTCAGCGTGGGCACCGTCAAGCAAAGCCTGTCGTTCTTCGTGGGCGGCCGGGTGGACGGGCCGTCGTTCGAGGCGGCCATCCTGTCGGCGCGCAGCCATTTCGAGGATGCCGCGCCGCCGTACCGGCCGCAGTTCTGGAAGCAGTGCTACGGCTCGTCCGGCACCGCGCGCACGATTGCCGACATCATCGTCAAGAACGGCATCGGCAAGGAGGTCAATGCCGAGACGCTGTCCGCGCTCAAGCAGCGCTTCATCGAATTCGGCCACGTGAGCAAGATCGATATGCCCGGCCTGCGGCCCGACCGCGCCAGCACCATCATCGGCGGCCTGGCGATCTTGATCGGCCTGGTGCGCGAGCTCGGCATCCCGGTGGTGCAGCCGATCGAGGCGGGCCTGCGCATGGGCGTGATGTGGGATTTGCACCTGCGCTCGACCAAGCGCGATCGCCGCGAGCAGTCGGTGCAGGCGTGCGTGGAAAAATTCCACGTCGATCAGCGCCGCGCCAACCGGGTAGCCGACGACGCGCTGGCGCTGTACGCGCAAACCAAGCCGTCGTGCGAGGTCTATACGCGCCACCTGTACTGGAGCGCGCTGCTGCACGAGGTAGGACTGGTGGTGTCGCACACCGGCTACCACAAGCACGCATGCTACATGATCGAAAATGCCGATCTGCCGGGATTTACCACGCGTGAGCAAAAGCTCATGAGCCGGCTGGTGGTGGCGCACAAGGGCAACTTGCGCAAGGTGTCGGAGATGATCGAGGAAGTCGATATCGCCAAGGCGGTGGTGGCGTTCCGGCTGGCGGTGCTGTTCATGCACTCGCGCATCGACATCGACTTCAGCCTGGTCAAGCTGCGCATGAAGAGCCGCGTCGAGCTCGACATCCCGCGCGAGTGGGTGGCCGACCACCCCACGCTGTCGTACTGGCTCGAAAAAGAACAGGAACACTGGGACGACGTGGGCGTGGATTTCACCATCAGGACTACCGGATGATTGCCCAAAACGCCAGCACATTTGCGATTGCACAAGCAAAATTCCTTTAAATGATATATATTGTTTATATCGTTGGATAATTTTGGAGCCTGTATGAATAAAACTATTGATGAACAAGTGATCGATAAAACGCCTTCAAGCAAAGCCGCTGTGAATGCTGTGCCAGCCAAGTCCGCCGAAGCGAAAGTCGAGTCCGCACCGGTTGCCAAGCCAGCCGCCGCGAAGCCTGCGGTTGCCAAACCGGTCGCCGCCAAGGCGGCAGTTGCCAAGCCGGCAGTTGCCAAGACTGATGTCGCCAAGGCCGCTGCGGCCCAGCCTGCTGCCGCCAAGCCAGCCGCTGTCAAAGCAGCTGCCGCCAAGCCTGCCGCCGCCAAAGCCGCTGCTGCCAAGCCTGCTGCAACCAGGGCCGCCGCTGCCAAGCCAGCCGCCGCAGCCGCCACTAAAGCTGCCGCCAAGCCAGTGACCAAAGCTGCCGCCAAGCCAGTAGCCGCTACACCAGCAGCCGCCAAGGCCGCGCCGAAGGCTGCCGTCAAGCCAGCCAGCAAGCCCGAAGCCAAGGCCGCCGGCAAGCCAGCCACGAAAGCCACCGCCAAGGCCGCGCCGAAGGCCGCTGCCAAGCCTGCGGTGAAAGCATCGAAGCCAGCAACCATGCAAGCAACTAAGCAAGCAACTAAGCAAGCAACTAAGCAAGCAACCAAGCCAGCTGCCAAGACCGCCGCCGTGGAGGCCGGCGCCGACAAAGCCCGCAAGGACAAACTGGTGCGCGACAGCTTCACCATGCCCGAGCAGGAGTACGCAGTGCTCGGCCAGGTCAAGAAGACCTGCCTGAAAGCCGGCATCGAGATCAAGAAAAGCGAACTGCTGCGTATCGGCGTGGCACTGATCAGCCAGATCGATCTGGCCACCCTGAAAAAAGTGCTGGCCAGCCTGCCGCAACTGAAAACCGGCCGTCCAAAGAAGTCCTGATGGAGGAAACACTGATCTGAATACAACAGATCGGTGCATGTCACGGAAATGACATTTTTCTGTCATTTCCTTGAAGTATTCGATGGTTACGCTTGCTTCGTCACCCACACAAAGGATGAAGCATGCAAACCTCGATCTTACAAGCTGCGAACCTCCCGGCGGACGTCCGTCCCGCTTCCGGCAAGCTGGTGCTGAGCATGGCAAGCACGCCGGAAGAGCTGCACGAAGTGCAGCGCCTGCGCTACAAAGTCTTCATCGAAACCATGGGTCTGTCCTCGCTCGAAAGCCCCGATGGCCTCGACAGCGACGAATTCGACGCCTATTGCGACCACCTGATCGTGCGCGATGTCGATACCCTCAAAGTCGTCGGTACTTACCGCCTGCTGAGCGCTACCCGCGCCCGCAAGCTGGGCCGCCTGTATTCCGAAGGCGAGTTCGATCTTGGCCGCCTCAATCACCTGCGCGGCCGCATGGTGGAAGCGGGCCGCGCCTGCATCCATCCCGCCTACCGTGGCGGCAGCGTGATCATGTTGCTGTGGTCCGGCCTGGCCGAGTACATGCGCCGCGAAAATTGCGATTACCTGATCGGCTGCGCCAGCATCAGCCTGGCCGATGGCGGCCACAATGCCGTCGCCGTCTATCAGCAACTGATCGGCAAGCACCTCGCTCCCCTCGAATACCGCGTAACTCCGCACCTGCCATTCCCGTTCGGCAAGCTGGAAGCGGCGCAAAAGCCGCAAGTACCTGCGCTGCTCAAGGGCTATATGCGCTCGGGCGCGTGGATTTGCGGCGAACCGGCCTGGGATCCGGATTTCGAAAGCGCCGACCTGTTCCTGATGATGCCGCTGGCGAACCTCGATGCGCGCTATGCGCGCCACTATGGCGTGGGCGGCGAGCCGCTGGCAGCTTGACCGCACCCCGCCTTCGGCGATACGCCGCCCCAGCCTTGTCGGGATGGACTGCGGCAGCGACCGCCCCTGGGCGTCCCTGCGCGGTACAATCGAGCCTTGTACGACTACGCGGGGCGGCAATGAAACTCGACCAGGAAACAGAACGCAGCGGCACCCAGCAGCGCCCGGTGCTGCGCCATCGCGGCATCGCGCCGGAAGGCGCGATCGCCACCACCGACCAGGTGGCGGAAGAGCTGCCGGTGGCGCTGGTGTTTAATGGCATCTCGCACGCGGTGATGATGGTCACGCCGCGCGACCTGCAGGCGTTTGCCATGGGCTTTGCGCTGACCGAAGGCCTGGTGGGCAAGGCGTCCGACGTGTTCGATATCGAAGTGCAGGAACACGCGCGCAGCGTGGAGGTGGCGCTGACCATCGCGCAGGAAGACTTCATGCTGCTCAAGCAGCAGCGCCGGTCGATGGCGGGGCGCAGCGGTTGCGGCGTGTGCGGTGTCGAGAGCCTGGAGCTGATCGATGTCACGCCGCCGCGCATTGACGCCGCGCCGCTGCACGACGACGTGTCGCTGGCGCCGGCCATCGCCCGCGCCGCAGCCGGATTGGGCGCGCACCAGCACCTGATGCGCGCCACCGGCGGCGTCCATGCCGCCGCCTGGTGCGACGCCAGTGGCGCCGTGCTGCGCGTGTGCGAAGACGTGGGCCGCCACAACGCCATGGACAAGCTGATCGGCTACCTGGCGCTCGAGCGCGTGGACATGACCCAAGGCTTTGTATTCATGTCGAGTCGCGCCAGCTATGAGCTGGTGCGCAAGGCCGCACGCCTGAACATCCCGCTGCTGGCCACCATTTCGGCCCCGAGCACCCTGGCGATCGACGTCGCGCTGGCAGCCGGCATCAAGCTGGTGAGCTTTTGCCGCAAGGACGATTGCGTCGAGTACACTTGACTTTATACCAAGCCGAGATCGCGCCCCCTGGTGCCGAAGATGGTTTCCACCTGGCCGCTATTCAAGCCGTACATGCGCGCCAGCAGGCCGCCGAACATGGCGCGGTATTCGTTGAGCACCGGGTAGTCACGGTTCTGGAACAGGGTTTTCTGTTCCAGCGCGATCTGCTCGCCGCGCACCGCGTTGCCGCGCACGCCGCCACCGAGCACCCAGTACACCGAGCCGTGACCGTGATCGGTGCCGCGGTTGCCGTTCTCGCGGAAGGTGCGGCCGAATTCACTGACCACCACCACGACCGTGTCTTTCCACTCCGGCCCCATTTCCTGGGCGAAGCCGGCCAGGCCGCGGCCCAGTTCCTCGAAGCGGTTGGACAGGTAGCCCGCGCCGTTGCCCTGGCCGACGTGGGTGTCCCAGCCGCCCACGTCAACAAACCCGACGTTGTATTTCTCCTTCATAAGCCTGGCGATGCGGCGCGCTTCCAGTTCAAAACCCTTGGCGGTGATGGCGTTGCGGTTGGCGGCGTCCATTTCGCCTATCATCTGCTTCATCACGTCCTCGCGCACCACGAAACCCTCGCGCACCTGCGACGCCAGCGGACTGCCGTCGTACATGGCGGCGATCATGCGGGCCTGGCGGGCATCGACCTGAGGCTTGCCGAGCGAGCGCAGCGCCATGTTGGGCAGCTGCGCCGTGCCCTGCATGATCAGCGGCAGCTGGTCGGTGAATGAAATGGCGCTGGCGCGGTCGGCATTGAGCGTGGTGGCCAGCCGGTTCAAGAAGCCGGAGCGATAATCGCGCGTGCCTTGCAGCGGTTGCCCCAGTTCGATGCTGTCCTGGGTTTCGAAGTGGCTGCGCGAGAGGTCCTCGGTGCCGGCAAACGGCACGAACGCCGCCTCGCCGCTGGTAAACAGCGGGTAGATGGTGTCGCGCAGCGCCGGGTGCAGGCCCCAGTCGGCATTGATGGCCAGCGCCGACTTCAAATCGTCGGACGGCTTGGGGATGGCGATATTGGGCCGCACCTGGTAGTAATAGTCGCTCGAGATCGGCACCAGCAGGCTGGTGGCGTCGTAGCCGCCGCGCATGAACACGAACAGCAGGCGGGTCTTGCTGGCCGGTGCGGCCCACAGGTTGCCGGCGGCGGTGGCTGCAAGGGGCAGTGCGGCCAGCGATTTGAGCAGGGTGCGGCGTTCCATGGTGGTCTCCTTGTTCTAACGGTGCATTAGTTCCGGTGACGACAGCAGCAGGGTGTTCCATTCCTGCGGCGAGGTTGCCTGTTCCAGTGCCCGGCGCGTGTTCGGCGCCAGGGTTTGCTGCAAGGACTGGTAGTAAAAGGCGCTGGCCAGTTGCGGGAACGCGGCGCGTTCCTGCGGCTGCGGCCCTTCGGCCTTGAACAGTCCCGCGTTGCCCGAGCCAATGGCCTTGGCGATCTCGAAGCGGGTGGTCATCTGGCCCGGGCTGGCCCAGCCGGGCTGGGTGAGCGCATAGCCGTCCGGCGTTTGTCGGCCGTACAGCGGCTGCGCCATGCGGTTCAGCCACCCCAGCATGGGCGCGGTGTTGAGCACCACCTTGTCGTCGTAGGTCAGGCGCACGGCCGCGACCACGTAGTGCACCGGGTCCTTGAATTTCTTGCCGAGCGACTCGGCAAACTCGGTCGATGTGAGCATGGTGCGCATGACCGCCGCAATGTCGCCGTCGGACGACTGGAACACTGCGGCCATGCGGGCCACCAGCGCCGGCGGCGGTTCGTCGGCGACGAAATATACGGCCAGCTTGCGGCTGATGAAGCGCGCCGTGGCCGGACTGCGGCACAGGCGGTCGAGCGCCTCGTCCACCTCGGCCAGGCCGCGTCCCTTGATCGGCTGGCCCAGGAACTGCTTGTTGCCGTAGTCGTGGCGGTTGGGATTGAACTCGAACAGACCGGTGCGCACGTACTGCGACTGCAATTCCTTTTTCACCTTCGGTGCCGTATCGCCCAGGTTGATCCCGATGCCGGTGAGGATGCGCGCCAGTTCCTGAACGTCGCGCTGGCTGTAGCCGCCGTCCACGCCCAGCGTGTGCAGCTCCATCAGCTCGCGTGCATAGTTTTCGTTGATGCGGTTGGCGGCATTCTGTTCGTTGTCCAGGTAGCGGATCATGGCGGGATGACGCACGGTGGCGCCCAGCAGGTCGCGGAACTTGCCCAGCGCATGCGGCCGGATCGCGGTTTCTTCGTAGTCGCCCACCAGCGCGCGCAGGTTGCTCTTGCCCGAGTGGACGTTAAAATGGTTCATCCAGAACCACGCCATCTGCTCCTGCAACTGGTTGGGCGAATACAGGTCGCGCAGCAGCGAGCGCGTGGCCGCCTCGCGCGCCAGGTTGTTCATCGCCTGCTGGTAAGCCTTTTGCGCGGTTTTCTTTTGTTCGTCGTCGGCGATCTTGTCGGCGTCCTTGCGTTGTTGTTCCAGGTCCGCCACCAGCTGCGGCAGCGGCTTGCTGGCGATGGTTAAACCGTCGATCTGGGTCTGGGCGGCGGCCGGCAAGAATGCCGGGGACGGCCGCAGCTGCTGCTCCAGCCAGGCATCATAGCCCAGCGCCTGCGCCTGCTGCCAGGTGCCCTGGTTGACGCCCCAGCTGACGCGGTTGACGGCGGCGGGCAATTGCGCGGACGTGATGATGGCGGCGCCAGCAGTGCCGGGAGCGCGGTCGCCGGTGGCGGCACAGCCGGCCAGCAGCGTGATTGCGCCGGCAAATAGCGTGACGATCAAGGTGCGCATCGTGTTGGTTTTGGTTTGCATGGCGTGTCCCGGAACGCTAATGACGCAAGAGTATGCCAAATTGAGGGCCCTGCTATATTTCTTTTGTGTAGGGTGCAACAAATTGTTACCGGGAGACGGGACGTGTAGGCACAGCCGGGAGGTAAAACTGGAGGGGGGAGAGTAATGCAGCTGTCAGCGGGGTTTGGGCTGAAGCATGATCGCATTGGGGGCGCCGGTACCGCATGCCGGCGCCTGGCATAGCAAGATCAGCGAGGCTGTTCAATGCATTGAGGCGGTCGACAGATCTTTTAGTTCTCGGATGCTGATATCTGACTTTTCGTGCATCCGCAGCAAAATCGTGGCCCCCACGGCCAACTTACGGTGGCGAATTTTGCTGATGATCGGCGGTTGAACTTCCAAAACGCGGCACAGCTCTGCATCGTTTTTAAGGTTCATCTTTTCGATCAAAGTATCGAGTAACTTGTTCGGAACAAAACTGGAAGGTTCCAGCGCCCGAGCACGATTCATCGCTTCGATCAATTCCATCTTTTTTTGCCTTACGTTCATTTTTCGCTCCTCCTTAGCTTAAACGTGAAGAAATGACGTCTTCCCAGCAAGGCTAGCGCTCACACTATTGCTTTGAATGTGGAGCGCTACTCAACATTCTTGATAACCGTGCAAGTTAGTTCAAATCATACTCCTTTGCGGCCCTGGCTGCAGCGTTTAACAATTGAATTATCTTGTTTATTGCTCAAATGGCTTGACGATTGTTGTTTCTTGTATGCCGCATTTCGATAGTTGTAGGATTTTGTCTGTCATTTCGGCGGCGATGTGCGAATGTGTGACCATGATGGCGCAGGCGCCGGTCGATTTGATCTCGCGGTGGAGCAGTTCCAGGATGCCGTGGGCGGTGTCGGGGTCGAGATTGCCGGTGGGTTCGTCGGCCAGCACCAGGGCCGGGCGGTGCACCAGCGCCCTGGCAATGGCCACGCGCTGCATCTCGCCGCCGGACAGTTGATGGGGGAAGTCGTCGCCACGCCCGCCCAGGCCCACGGCGTCGAGCATCTCGGCCGCGCGCGCCACGGGCAGGCCGTTGAGCAGCAGCGGCAGGGCGACGTTTTGCAGCAGGGTCAGGTGCGGCAGCACATGGAAGGCCTGGAAGATGAACCCCATGCGCGAACGGCGCAGGCGGGTGGCGGCGTCGTCGTCCAGGCCCGCCATCGGCACGCCATCGATGATGATGGACGAGGTGCTGGCCGGATCGGGCGCATCGAGGCCGGCGATCAGGTTGAGCAGGGTGGACTTGCCCACGCCCGAGTCGCCCATGATGGCTACGAATTCGCCGGCCCGGAAGGTCCACGACAGGTTGGCCAGCACCGGGCGGCCCTGGTACGACTTGGACAGGTTGCGAAGTTCTAACAGGGGCGTGGGCATAAAAACCTAGCGGGTGAGGGCGCGCCGTAGCGCATAGCTGATGGCGTCTACCAGGGCCACCAGTACCAGCATGGCGATGATGACGGTGGCCGCCTGCTGCATCTGGAACAGCGACAGGTGGTATTTGAGCATTTGGCCGAGGCCGCCGGCGCCCACCACGCCCAGGATGGCGGCGGCGCGGATATTGTTTTCCCAGCGGTACAGCGTGTACGAGAGCATCTGCGGCAGGGTTTGCGGCAGGGTGGCGTAGAGAAATGCGGCAGCGGCGCTGGTACCGTTGGTGCGCAGCGTGGCTTCCGGTCCCGGCGGGGCGTTTTCCAGTGCGTCGGCAAACAGCCGGCCCAGCACCCCGGCCGTGTGGGCAGCCAGCGCCAGCGTGCCGCCAAACGGCCCCAGGCCGGCGGCAATCAGCAGGATCGAAGCCCACACCAGTTCGGGAATCGAGCGCAGTACGTTGAGCAGGGCGCGCACGCCCGCGCGCGGCGCCTGGCCCAGGCGGCCCGACGCCGGCAGCGCCAGCGCCAGCCCGGCCACCACCGCCAGCAGCGTGCCCAGTGCCGACATCGACATGGTTTCCAGCGTGGCCCACGCGGTCTTGACCAGGAACGGCGTGGCGGTTTCCGGCGGAGCGAAGCCGGCCAGCAGTTCGGCGGCGCTGTTGACGGCGTCGAGCGTGAAAAAGTCGCGCCACTTGAGCGGCAGCGACGCGAAACTGGCTGCCACCAGCGCGGCAAGCAGCGCCATCACGGCGATGATGGTCCAGTCGCGCGCCGGCGGCCTGGGCATGTGTTGGGTGTCATGCATATGCTTCATCCGAGCCGCCGCCGCAAGATTTTGGAAAACAAATCGGCCAGCGCGACCAGCAGCACGAACACCAGCAGCATCGACGACACCTCGGCGCCGGCCAGCATCTTCATCGATTCGTCCATCCGCTGGCCGAGGCCACCGGCGCCCACGAAGCCCATCACCACCGAGCCGCGAATCGCACACTCCCAGCGGTACACCGTGTACGACATCAGTTCGGACGCCGATTCCGGCAGCGCGCCGTACAGCAGCGCAGCCAGCCTGCCGCTGCCGTTGGCCAGCAGGGTGTCGGTGCTGTGGGTGTCCGATGATTCGAGGATCTCGGCATACACCTTGCCCAGCATGCCGCAGTAAGTGAGCGCGATGGCCAGCACCCCGGCGGTGGGGCCGAAACCGATGATGCGCACGAACAGCAGCGCCCACACCAGTTCCGGCACGCTGCGCAGCAGGATCAGGATCCAGCGTACGCCCTGGCGCAGCAACCGCGCGGGCAGGCGCGTGCGGCCGTTGCCCAGCGCCGAGATCGACAGCCGGTCGGTGATGATCAGCGTGGCCGGAATGGCCACCACCAGCGCCAGCGCCAGGCCGGCGGTGGCAATGGCCACCGTTTGCCAAGTTTCGCGCAGCAGCAGTTGCAGGAATTCCGGGTCGTGTGCGGGTACCAGGAAGTCTGACAGGAAGCGGCCGGTGGCGGACAGGCTTTGCCAATCCCATAAAATCCACGGCTTGAACTCGCTCATCACCAGCATCGGCCACACGAGGGCCACCGCGAGCAGGCAGGCGATGATGCGGCCGCGCCAGGCCGGATCGCGGTGCAGGTGCGCCGGCAACTGCGCGGCCAACTGCGTGGATGAGCGGGCGGACATCG
This is a stretch of genomic DNA from Duganella zoogloeoides. It encodes these proteins:
- a CDS encoding LacI family DNA-binding transcriptional regulator; translation: MTIKNDQSELRVLRTANADIPVSGATLADVAKVAGVSPITVSRALNQPQLVRPNTLARVQQAVQQTGYVKNMMAGALASNRSKLVSLVIPSIATPIFAEMVEAVTDTLTQAGYQLLLGLSRYEPWREEVLVETILSRRPDGIIVTGTLHTDNTRRRLELSGVPVVEAWDMASSPIDMVVGFSHEEVGQATARHLLKRGYRRIAILAVNDPRGARRNQGLQAELARHGVAVAAVQLMPLPTTLQLGREGLAQLLAQAPELDAVVCSSDTLAHGVLTEAVSRGLDVPGQVAVIGFGDLNFAAHTYPPLSTIHVDGRNIGTVAAQLLLDRLDGGNQVRPRVIDTGFELIHRAST
- a CDS encoding spermine/spermidine synthase domain-containing protein, coding for MKLSHPDDLVLAYCRAMMCFTLFQPQPAHIVMVGLGGGSLVKFCYRYLPRARITVLELRADVIALREQFAIPPDDDRLRIVHADAASYMRQLRGSADVLLVDGFDEHGLPAPLGSAAFYADCRRALRPGGVLVANVFSYDPSYGIMLRRLRHAFGGRICTLRGVAGNNRIWFAVPGAQPSPALAMQRRLAGRISPPWLNRFWASWIVWKLRRASIRQYGAGGNPAA
- a CDS encoding GGDEF domain-containing protein, with protein sequence MDIKTLVLALALGNLSLCVALFFFEQPAGAANAARGNATWARARQLQALAWGLVYLRGTLPDFLTIPFANTLLLAGFALDAAALWDQAGRRIWRRYLLPVLLIAVAAFVGAWLLQRTPPERQAISSLAIGFFVAAGAGALGRGWSAGTLLRRYLVASTVVLALAVVARGLLVLLLPNGWSWVSPELVQGMGLVALYLVMLGNGFGYLLLVRQRLQNELERLEVIDPLTSALNRRGFHQALAPWLALARRPGQPTALVIIDLDDFKRVNDHYGHLAGDQVLVAMAHACKRQLRDSDTLGHLGGGEFAILLPRTALDDALLVAERVRGALAVQPVKAEKAIINLTASLGATTMRADDTTVGLFQRADLARQLARAAGGNRVAAQAAADRAATLDA
- a CDS encoding Ppx/GppA phosphatase family protein — protein: MYAAVDLGSNSFRLHIGKHDGDAIRVLKSVREPIRLAAGLDDKGNLTPAAMQTALACLRNFREVLASYKLDAVRVVATSAMRVARNSAVFLPEAEQAIGYPIEIISGEEEGRLIYMGVASAVAVPGERRLVIDIGGGSTELILGRGQEIERVESFSVGTVKQSLSFFVGGRVDGPSFEAAILSARSHFEDAAPPYRPQFWKQCYGSSGTARTIADIIVKNGIGKEVNAETLSALKQRFIEFGHVSKIDMPGLRPDRASTIIGGLAILIGLVRELGIPVVQPIEAGLRMGVMWDLHLRSTKRDRREQSVQACVEKFHVDQRRANRVADDALALYAQTKPSCEVYTRHLYWSALLHEVGLVVSHTGYHKHACYMIENADLPGFTTREQKLMSRLVVAHKGNLRKVSEMIEEVDIAKAVVAFRLAVLFMHSRIDIDFSLVKLRMKSRVELDIPREWVADHPTLSYWLEKEQEHWDDVGVDFTIRTTG
- a CDS encoding GNAT family N-acetyltransferase; the protein is MQTSILQAANLPADVRPASGKLVLSMASTPEELHEVQRLRYKVFIETMGLSSLESPDGLDSDEFDAYCDHLIVRDVDTLKVVGTYRLLSATRARKLGRLYSEGEFDLGRLNHLRGRMVEAGRACIHPAYRGGSVIMLLWSGLAEYMRRENCDYLIGCASISLADGGHNAVAVYQQLIGKHLAPLEYRVTPHLPFPFGKLEAAQKPQVPALLKGYMRSGAWICGEPAWDPDFESADLFLMMPLANLDARYARHYGVGGEPLAA